In uncultured Campylobacter sp., a genomic segment contains:
- a CDS encoding NTF2 fold immunity protein, whose translation MVAYNRPITLEAALKEVTEERFCKGHHYKDVALTDEMFAQIVQVKSLVNMGFINTAITDEALQYLATLPKLKLLILEDNKQVTGEGFKYFADKPIDHISLDGCPVTDETLKIVLQVPRLKSLSLKRTRVTFEGLMAVAHYNKVSFYLDKPFTAEQIKAFEQAQRTAGKKKPAATPTDDLPIVKQLLLDFFAAMTEWEAFAAKNDDTEEGELLVEEKCKALFQKYCTDKRRAGYRPEGIYFSLNEGGTYRAHQIIDSELVTKNKIYLYTQNNRDDQFRFLIIRKDGEWRIDECQRHDRGWTKYGL comes from the coding sequence ATGGTAGCTTATAATCGCCCTATTACCTTAGAAGCTGCGCTCAAGGAAGTAACCGAGGAGCGCTTTTGCAAGGGACATCATTACAAGGATGTCGCCCTGACCGACGAGATGTTCGCACAGATCGTGCAAGTAAAGTCGTTGGTCAATATGGGCTTTATCAATACCGCGATTACCGATGAGGCGCTCCAGTACTTGGCGACTTTACCCAAACTAAAACTCCTTATCTTAGAGGATAATAAGCAAGTTACAGGCGAAGGCTTTAAGTACTTTGCCGACAAACCTATTGACCATATCTCGCTGGACGGTTGTCCCGTAACTGATGAGACACTAAAAATCGTCTTGCAAGTACCACGCCTGAAGTCTCTTTCACTAAAGAGAACGCGGGTTACTTTTGAGGGGCTAATGGCAGTAGCACACTACAACAAGGTGAGTTTCTACCTTGATAAACCTTTCACTGCCGAGCAGATAAAAGCCTTTGAGCAGGCGCAACGTACGGCAGGCAAGAAGAAACCAGCGGCAACCCCTACCGATGATTTGCCCATCGTAAAGCAACTGCTTTTGGATTTCTTTGCGGCAATGACTGAGTGGGAGGCTTTTGCTGCCAAGAATGATGATACAGAAGAGGGTGAGCTTTTGGTAGAGGAAAAATGCAAAGCCCTCTTCCAAAAGTATTGTACCGACAAGCGCAGGGCGGGCTATCGTCCTGAAGGAATTTATTTTTCACTAAATGAAGGAGGTACTTATAGAGCACATCAAATCATTGATAGTGAATTGGTAACTAAGAATAAGATATACCTCTATACCCAAAATAATCGTGATGATCAGTTTCGCTTTCTTATCATCAGAAAAGATGGCGAGTGGCGAATTGACGAATGCCAAAGGCACGATAGGGGCTGGACTAAATATGGATTATAA
- a CDS encoding metal-sulfur cluster assembly factor: MKEKIYDALSNIVDPEVGFDIVSLGLIYDAVCDENGKAKVTMTLSTRSCPLHEMILGWVETAVLNVDGVKECEIDLVWEPAWSIEMASDEVKAQLGV; the protein is encoded by the coding sequence ATGAAAGAAAAAATCTACGACGCGCTCTCAAACATCGTCGATCCCGAAGTTGGCTTTGATATCGTATCCTTGGGGCTGATTTACGACGCGGTTTGCGACGAGAACGGTAAAGCAAAAGTCACGATGACGCTATCTACGCGCTCATGCCCGCTGCATGAGATGATACTGGGCTGGGTGGAGACGGCGGTGCTAAACGTCGACGGCGTAAAAGAGTGCGAGATAGACCTCGTGTGGGAGCCTGCGTGGAGTATCGAGATGGCGAGCGACGAGGTAAAGGCGCAGCTAGGAGTGTAG